Part of the Bacteroidia bacterium genome is shown below.
TTGCTCAAATCTAAATGCCCTGATACAAAGTCTGCATGAAAATGCGTTTCAAAGATGTACTTTAACTTAACCCCATCTTTTGCCAATCGGTCTAGGTAAGGCTTAGTTTCCCGCAAGGGATCGATGATGGCTGCTTCTCCATTTGAGGTAATGTAATAAGCACCTTGTGCCAAGCAGCCCGTATAGATTTGCTCTACTTTCATAGGTTTTTAATTTACGAATATACAATTTCTTTGACAAGAATAAAAATTCCCACGCTTAAAATAAACCAACCAAAGCCTACTTTAAGCTGTTGTGAGTTAATTCTTTTAACGAATCCGCTACCAATGAGCATTCCAAGAATAGAAATGCTGCTGACTATCATTAAAAAGCGCCAATCTATATTCATGAGGTTATTTTGGCTCAAAAAGCCTGCTATTGAATTGACAGTAATAAGCAGCAAAGATGTTCCAACGGCTTTTTTCATGTCTATGTATGCAAAACTTACTAGCGCAGGGATAATTAAGAAACCTCCTCCGATGCCTAGTAATCCCGTCAAAAAGCCCACTACCATACCTACTATGGCAAGTTTTATCCAAGATACGGGGGAGTTTGGTGAGTTTTTCAAAGTTTCTGTTTGGGGTTTACGGATAAATCTTAATGAAGCAGCTATCATCAAGGTAGCAAAAAATATCATTAAAATAAAATCTCTGTTTATGGACATGCTTTCAGTCAAATAAATAGTTGAGGGTATTTGAGGTACTATGTATTTTCGGGTTATACTTACAAGTAGCAATGAAGGAATTCCAAATATAAGGCTTGTTACGAGGTTAATATGTTTTTGGTTAGAGTATTTTACTACACCTACCAAGCTGGTCAGACCTACCACAAACAGGGAATAACCTGTTGCTTGTAGAAAGTCCAATTTGAAAAGATAAACTAGAATGGGCATCATTAAGATACTTCCTCCGCTCCCTGTTAAGCCCAATGAAATTCCAATTAAAAGAGTTGCTGCGTAGCCTATTATTTCCATTTTTCAGACAATTTTACGCATAACTTATCGTTTATGTGTGTTACTTAGGTTACATTCATTCCAAAGGTCTGTTTTTTGATAAGAAGATAAAGGTTTGTATTTTTTTGGGCGTGCCCTTGTGGGCGTTTCGCTGCGCTCATGCAAGCAAGGACACGTCCAAAAAAATCAAAATCTTAATAACTTATTCGCAAACCTTCGTGTGAACGAAAGATAAACTTAATAATAAATAATCTTAACTCCGCTTCAAAAAGATAAAACTCGCTTATATTTGAATAATAATCCACTTTACAATTATTACAATGACTTTCTTTGCTTATTTAATGACAATAATTGGTTTGATAGGGTTAACTGTGCATGTTGTCATTTTTTGGAGAAGAGTAAAAAAAGCACGAACATATACCAAAGTGGATGGTACTGTTATCAGAATAGAAAAAGAGTTTTGGGAGGGAGATACAGATGAACCAGGTAGATACTATGCTGTTCCAATCGTCGAGTTCAAGATACAAGGAGTAGGAACGTTAGAACTAAGATGGAACAACGAGTATAGGTCAAGTGCCAAAGATTTGAACATAAGAGTAGGAAAGAAGGTAAAGGTCATCTACCCTGGTCAGGACTACATGAAAGCCGAAATTTGGGATTACAACAAAGAGCTCTATGAATTTATCACTTATTCACTATCGGGCATATTCCTGATAGTATTTGGTATTTCAATGATTTACAGACCCAAAGAGGCTATTATATACGGTGGTTTTGGTATTCTGTTGTTAATGCTGCTGCTATGGATCTTGAAAGCAATTAGAAAGGTATTATGAAACAAAATTGATAAAGTTATGTGCTTAAAATAAAATAACCTACTCTTTTACACGGACTATACAAATATCTTTTGAGGGTTGAGAATTCCGTTAGGGTCAAAAATTTTCTTGATTTGTTTCATAATATCTATTTGTACAGGATCGAAAACAATGTCTAAGTATGGTCTTTGTACATATCCGACGCCGTGTTCTCCAGAAATGGTACCCCCTAACTGCTTGCAAAGATGAAATATCTCACGTATGGCTTGAGGTATCGTTTCTTTCCACATCTTGTCAGGCATATTCTCTTTTACAATATTGACATGTAAATTACCATCGCCAGCATGCCCATAACAAATAGAACGAAACCCATACCTTTTACCTATTTCCTTTACCCCTTGTAATAACTTACCTAAATGCGCACGAGGTACTACGGTATCCTCTTCTTTGTAAATGCTGTTTTGCTTTACTGCTTCTCCTATGCTTCGGCGTAACTTCCACAAATTAGCTTGGGCATCTGTACTATCAGCGAATAAAACTTCCCCAATAGGATAGGCTTCTAAAACTTTGTATATTTTTTCACAGTCTTGGTATAAGCTTTCTAACTCGTTACCATCTACCTCTATAAGGAGATGTGCGCGTATATGAGGGTCATCAAATAATTGAATACCTGTGTACTTTTGTCCCCATGTAATTGCATCGTATTCCATGAATTCCAAAGCTGAAGGGGTGATGTTTATCCGAAAAATAGATGCTACTGCATTACAGGCCGCTATCTCTTCATAAAAAGGAACTAACATACACAATCTAAATTTAGGGTACGGGATAAGTTTAACGAATATTTTTGTAACCACTCCCAATGTGCCCTCTGAACCTATTATCAAAGCAGTTAGATTATACCCTGTGGCATTTTTTAAGGTTTTTGCACCTGTTTGAATGATACTGCCATTTGCTAAAACTACTTCTAATCCTAAAATATAATCCTTGACTACGCCGTATTTTACTGCTCTCGGTCCGCCTGAGTTGTGTGCAATGTTACCTCCCATAAAGCAGCTTCCTCTACTAGATGGGTCAGGAGGGTAGAATAATCCTTTTTCTATTACTGCTTCTTGAAATACTTGTGTAATTACTCCAGGTTCTACAACAGCTTGAAAATTCAGGGTATCAATTTCTATAATTCTGTTAAGATTTTCAACGCTTAAACATACGCCTCCACATACGCATAAAGAACCACCACTTAAACCTGTTCCTGCCCCTCGTGGTGTTACAGGTATGTGTTTTTCATTACA
Proteins encoded:
- a CDS encoding sulfite exporter TauE/SafE family protein; this translates as MEIIGYAATLLIGISLGLTGSGGSILMMPILVYLFKLDFLQATGYSLFVVGLTSLVGVVKYSNQKHINLVTSLIFGIPSLLLVSITRKYIVPQIPSTIYLTESMSINRDFILMIFFATLMIAASLRFIRKPQTETLKNSPNSPVSWIKLAIVGMVVGFLTGLLGIGGGFLIIPALVSFAYIDMKKAVGTSLLLITVNSIAGFLSQNNLMNIDWRFLMIVSSISILGMLIGSGFVKRINSQQLKVGFGWFILSVGIFILVKEIVYS
- a CDS encoding FAD-binding protein; the encoded protein is MNGQDTLPYQKVYQEDVEYFEKIVSAKNILLPQQEKYENYLSDHTEDYVFYPEIVLKPHSAEQISQILSYCNEKHIPVTPRGAGTGLSGGSLCVCGGVCLSVENLNRIIEIDTLNFQAVVEPGVITQVFQEAVIEKGLFYPPDPSSRGSCFMGGNIAHNSGGPRAVKYGVVKDYILGLEVVLANGSIIQTGAKTLKNATGYNLTALIIGSEGTLGVVTKIFVKLIPYPKFRLCMLVPFYEEIAACNAVASIFRINITPSALEFMEYDAITWGQKYTGIQLFDDPHIRAHLLIEVDGNELESLYQDCEKIYKVLEAYPIGEVLFADSTDAQANLWKLRRSIGEAVKQNSIYKEEDTVVPRAHLGKLLQGVKEIGKRYGFRSICYGHAGDGNLHVNIVKENMPDKMWKETIPQAIREIFHLCKQLGGTISGEHGVGYVQRPYLDIVFDPVQIDIMKQIKKIFDPNGILNPQKIFV